One Rhizobium favelukesii DNA segment encodes these proteins:
- a CDS encoding acyl-homoserine-lactone synthase codes for MFITIQAHEYHRYANILNQMFRLRKTIFADTLGWDVNVIGRYERDSYDALGPAYLVWCDERCMRLYGGMRLMPTTGPTLLYDVFRATFPAATDLVAPGIWEGTRMCIDEAAIEDDFPDVDANRAFSLLLLALCECALSHGIHTMISNYEPHLKRVYNRAGAEVDELGRADGYGRYPVCCGSFEVSQHVLEKMRQVLNVSAPLYVCPKSEQSFATRLLANAA; via the coding sequence ATGTTCATAACGATTCAAGCACATGAATATCATAGATATGCGAACATCCTCAATCAGATGTTCCGCCTTCGTAAGACGATCTTTGCAGATACGCTCGGCTGGGACGTAAACGTCATTGGGCGTTACGAACGCGATAGTTATGATGCTCTCGGCCCGGCCTATCTTGTTTGGTGCGATGAGCGCTGCATGCGGCTCTACGGCGGAATGCGCCTGATGCCGACGACGGGGCCAACGCTTCTCTATGACGTCTTCAGAGCAACTTTCCCTGCTGCGACTGACCTCGTAGCACCCGGCATCTGGGAAGGCACCCGCATGTGCATCGACGAAGCTGCGATAGAAGACGATTTTCCGGATGTCGATGCTAACCGTGCATTCAGCCTGTTATTGCTCGCTCTTTGCGAATGCGCTCTCAGCCATGGTATCCATACCATGATTTCCAATTACGAACCGCATCTCAAGCGGGTGTACAATCGGGCAGGTGCCGAAGTCGATGAACTTGGCCGCGCGGACGGATATGGAAGATATCCTGTTTGCTGTGGTTCATTTGAGGTGTCGCAGCATGTCCTCGAGAAGATGCGGCAGGTGCTCAACGTGTCGGCCCCGCTTTACGTTTGCCCTAAATCCGAACAATCTTTCGCAACCCGACTTTTGGCCAATGCGGCATGA
- a CDS encoding lipocalin-like domain-containing protein: MNHLQVQGRWRLSAWRRTTSEGDVVYPLGEDASGLLVYTSSGRMMVQMTAAHRSLVATSDPLGGGVDERAAAYSTCLAYFGSYTVTDGKVIHNIEGSSFPNWSGTEQVRPYELSGDELVLRTPPSKTDGISVVNEISWIRH; the protein is encoded by the coding sequence ATGAATCATCTTCAAGTTCAAGGACGGTGGCGGTTGTCAGCGTGGAGAAGGACGACGAGCGAGGGGGATGTCGTCTACCCGCTTGGTGAGGATGCGTCCGGTTTGCTTGTCTATACCTCGAGCGGCCGCATGATGGTGCAAATGACGGCTGCGCATCGTTCGCTGGTTGCAACCAGTGATCCGCTCGGCGGGGGCGTAGACGAGCGGGCCGCAGCCTACTCAACCTGCCTTGCATATTTCGGTAGCTACACGGTTACAGACGGCAAGGTCATTCACAATATCGAAGGCAGCTCCTTCCCCAATTGGTCCGGAACAGAGCAGGTCCGCCCCTACGAGCTCAGCGGCGATGAGCTTGTGCTGCGCACGCCACCCTCCAAAACCGACGGCATTTCCGTCGTCAACGAAATTTCCTGGATCCGCCACTAG